CGGTGCCGTCATCCGAGGACGTGACGATGTGGGTACCATCGGGGCTGAAGGCCGCTGAGCTCACGAAGCCCGAATGAGCCGCGAAGACGTTCAGGGCTTTCTTCTCGTCCTTGCTCCAGAGACGGGCGGTCTTGTCGTTGGCGACCGTGAGGATGCGGGAGCCATCGGGGCTGAAGCTGGCCGAGACCAGCACATCCTGATGGCCAGTGAATCGTCTGAGTTCTTCTCCGCTCCTATTCCAGAGGCGCGCGGTCTTGTCATCCGAAGCGGTGAGGACGAGGGAGCCATCGGGGCTGAAGACGGCGGAGCTCACCTCTTTCTTGTGGCCGGTGAGTTCGCTGACCAGCTCGCCATCCACGTGCCAGAGGCGCGCGGTCTTGTCATCCGAGGCGGTGAGGATGAGGAAGCCATCGGGGCTGAAGACGGCGGAGTTCACCGGTTTGCGATGACCCTTGAAGGTGTGCAGGGGCCGGATCGTGTCGTGGGTGCTCCAAAGGAGCGCGGTCTTGTCATCCGAAGCGGCGAGGATGAGGGAGCCATCGGGGCTGAAGACGGCGGAGTTCAAGGGTTGTCGAGAACCCTCGAGGATGCGCGGAGGCCCCCGTCCATCCGCGCGCCAGAGACGCGCGTGACCGTCCGAGGCGGTGGTGAGGACCTGTAGGCCATCGGGACTGAGAACGACCGTGTTGACGTCGCCTTCGTGTCCGGCGAGGACTGCGCGGCTGATGACGCGCTGGCTGGTCTGCAGGGCGGACTGCTGCCAGTCATTCCTCGATGCCGCATCCTGGCCGAACACCTCGCGCAGGGCCAACATCGCCTGGGTGGGGTTCTTGTCGATGAGGGTCCTCACCCGGGCCAGACGGACGTTGAGCTGGACCAGCGCCTGTTGGCGTCGAGCCTCGCGGGCATTGGTCTCGGCGGCCTCCTGCTGCGTGCGTGCCCGGCGAGCGTTGGCCTCGGCGAGTTCCTTCTGGGTCAAGACCTCACGCGCGTTGGCTTCGGCGGCCTCCTTCTGACGTTGGGCCTCCCAGGCATTGGCCTCGGCGGTCTCCTGCTGCCTGCGAGCCTCCCGGGCGTTGGTGGTGGCGACCTCCTCCTGACGTTGGGCCTCCCGGGCATTGGCCTCGGCGGTCTCCTGCTGTCGGCGAGCCTCCCGGGCGTTGGCCTCGGACGCGTTCCTCTGGGTGCTCGCTTCCCGGGCGTTGGCCTCGGCGAGCTGTTGCTGCTCCCGCGCCCTCCGGGCATTGGCCTCGGCGGCCTCCTGCTGGCGCTGGGCCTCGCGGGCATTGGCCTCGGCGAGCTGCTTCTGGTTCAGGGCCTCGCGGGCGTTGGCCTCGGCGAGCCGCTGTTGTTCGAGCGCCTCGCGGGCGTGGCGTTCTGAGGACTCGCGCTGGCGCTGGGCCTCCGCGAAGTTGCTCAGGGCGGCGGCTTCCTGCCGGCGGGCTTCCTCGGCGTGGTGCTCGGCCCGCTCCTGCTGCGCATGAGCCTCCCGCGCGCTGGCCTCGGCTTCCTCCTTTCTCTGTCGGGCCTCTTGGGCGCTGGCCTCGGCTTCCTCGGCCTTGGCGTGCGCCCGGTCCGCCTGGAAGAGCGCCACCACGGTGAGGAGCACGAGCGCGAGGCCCACCGAGAGCGCCACCGCGGAGCGGCGGGTGAGCAGCTGGCGCCGCCGTGTCGCGCTTGCCCGGAGGAAGGCGCTCTCGGCGGCGTTGAAGTCCAGGGGCTCGGGCCCCCGCGCGGACACGGTGTTCAGGGAGAGGGGCGCCTCCTGCCGGTGCAGGGCCGTGGGCGCGAGTTCCAGTTGCTCCAGGCGCCCATCCGCCCAGAGGAAGTCACGGCCCCGGCCATGGCGGTGCCACTCGGACGCGGCATGGGAGACGCGGCGCAGCAGCAGCAGCTCACGCCTCGCCTGGAGGGTCCACTCGTGGAGCCGGGGCCAGGCGGAGAGCAGCGCGTCGTGCGCGGGTTCGACGCAGGGGCCCGCGTCATCGCTGGCCACCACCAGGCGGCAAGCCTCGAGCGTGCGCAGGGCCCGCTGGACGCGGCGATTCTCCTCGGGCGAGGTGTATTCCAGCTCGGCGCGGGGAACGCGGCGGCGCGCGAGCCCGCCCTCCTCGGGAGACACCATGCGCAGCAGCACGTTGCGCAGGGTGTGCTGGAAGGCGGGCAGCTCCCCCGGCCCCGGACGGAGCTGTGATGTCTGGCCATCGGTGGCGGGAGGCGGCTCTCCGGCGAAGACGAGCTCGGCCCGGCGCTGGAGTGCCCCCGCGATGCCGCCGCCAATGCCCCGGTAGTCATCGAAGCCGAGGGTGCGGTCGTCCCGGCCGCTGGTGAGACAGGCGTCGAACAGCTCGCTGAGGGCCACCGAGAGCAGGGGCAGCGCCCCGGGCATCTGCTCGACGTCATCCAGCAGGCGCTCGATGAGCCCCGGCTCGAAGAAGAGGACGGAGGCCTCGGCGGGCTTCTCGATGCAGCGCCGCAGCTCGTCCCGGTTCATGGGCGTCAGGGGCTGGCGGCCGCCGTGCCAGGGCTCGGCGGGCACGCCGGCGGGCCGCAGCAGGGCGTGGAAGTGGGGCTCGTAGTCCGAGCGCAGCAGCCACAGCAGCCGCAGCCGCGGGTGGCCCGCCTGGAGCAGCGCGCCCATCGCCTGGAGGAAGGCCCCGCGCGTGGCGTCGTCGGGACAGGTGGTGACGAGTTCCTCGAGGGGATCGACGACGAGCAGCAGCGACAGGTCCTCGTGGCGGGCGAGGAAGGAGAGGACACATGCGGCGGCGGCGCGAGGGGTCTCGGCGAGGCTCGCGGCCGAGGGCACCGCGCGGCCGGGCTCCAGCGCGGCGAGCCAGGAGGACAACGCGTGCAGAGGCCGGGCGGAGGGGCGCAGGGAGCGGGGGATGCGCCAGGCGGGGTCATCGCCCAGTCGGGGCAGGAGGCCCGCGTGGACGGCGCTGGACTTGCCCGCGCCCGAGGGGCCGCACAACAGCAGCAGGGGCTGGACGCGCAGGTGTCCGTGCAGCGCGTCAACGAGGCGCTCGCGACCGAAGAAGAGGTGGCGATGGGTGGAGGCGAAGGGTCTCAGGCCCAGGTAGGGATTGGAGTGCCGGGAGAGGGGCGCCGCCAGGGGCAGCGTGGGGAAGGCCTCGGAGAGGAGGAAGAGGAACTCGCCACTGTCATGCCCATCCAGCGGCCAGAGTGCGGGGGTTTGCGGACTGGGCGAGGGCATGAGGTCGACCAGCCGGTCGCGCAGGAAGGTGTAGAGCTCGGAGGCGGTGAGCAGGCCGTCCTGGTTGGTGTCCGCGGGCGAAGGGTGCTGGAGGGCCTGGAGCAGCGCCAGGGCGAAGGGGGAGTGCCGTCCGTCGCCCCGGGCCTCCTGGGCGGGTTTGGCCAGGAGCCGGTCGGAGGCCAATTCATCGTGGGCGGTGGAGGCGAGGAGCTGGAAGGAGCGGCGGGAGGAGAAGTGGCGAAAGCGCTCGAGGTAGAGGGGCGCGCAGGAGGCGGGGGCGCGCAGGTCGCGCGAGGGCACGTGGGGGAAGGCGCCGGCGAAGCAGCAGTCGAGGAGGAGCAGCAGGTGGCGGCAGGGCAGCTCCCGCAGCGCATCGCGCAGCGCGTCCATGCGCCAGTAGGTGGAGGGCTCGTCACGCCGGGCATCGACGGGCAGGAGGTAGCCGGAGAGCCGGTTCGCGTCGTCGGTGTGCGCCAGCCCATGGCCGGCGAAGTAGATGAGCAGCCGGTCCGGCGGGGACGGGCGTGAAGCGAGCTGACCGGTCAGGAGCGCCGAGAGGGTGGAGAGGGTGGCCTGCTCATCGAGCAGGCGGAGCACTTCGAAGCCCTGGCGCTCCAGTGTGTCCGCGACGGCCTGGGCATCCCGGACGGCATTGCACAGCGGGGTGATGCCATGGGCGTAGGTGTTGATTCCAATGACAACGGCCAGACCACGTTCGAGGTCCAGCCGGACCGGGTCGAAGGGGAAGTCTCGCATCGGCGGACACAACACCCCGCGGCCTGCTCACCCGTTCACGGCCGCCTTCCCTCCTGGGACTCAGCGGGCCGCTCGCCACCGCGTCCTTCCCTCTGGCGTATGGCGGCACTTCGGCGCCGCCTCGCCGGGCCAGGGGGCAGACAGGCCGCCGTAAGCCCTCGCCCGGCGAGTGCGGTGGGGTAGCGAGGGCGATCTGCCCACATTGAACGGAAGCTCCGTGTCCATCGTCCTGGCCAACCGCACGGGAGGCGTCGCGGGTGGATGCCTCGGGCGAGCGGTTCGCGTTGCACTTCATCTACCCGCTCTTGAGGGGCAACCGAGCCAGCTTCGTGGTGAGGGACTTCAATCGGGATGGGGCACTTGGAGATTTGTTTTTACGTCGTTGTCATGGGTTCGTGACATCACTCGGATATCTTGCGCGCGGAGCTGTGATGAAGACGACCTACGGCGGCGGAGAGTAGGAGGAGCGTGTTGTTTGACTGACCACTTTGGGCGGTATCGGCAGCTGGAGAAGATAGCCGCAGGGGGCATGGCGGAAGTCTTCCGGGCGCGCATGGCAGGGCCTTGGGGGTTTTCGAAGCAGGTGGTCATCAAGCGCATCCTTCCCAACATGGCCGAGGACATGGAGTTCAGGGAACTTTTCCTGGAAGAGGCCCGTATCGCCACACTGCTCAACCATGGCAACATCGCTCACGTGCTGGATTTCGGCGAGCACGAGGGAGCGCTGTATCTGGCCATGGAATACGTGGACGGGCCGTCCCTGAGGAACCTCGTCGAGCACCCGTTGCCGGTGTCCCTGCCGGTGGCCGCCCGCATCATCGCATCGGCCTGTGAGGCATTGGCCTACGTCCACGAGCTGTGCTGCACCGAGACGGGCGGGCACCTGCGCATCGTCCACCGTGACATCAGCCCCGACAACATCATGGTGGCGGGTAGCGGCACGGTGAAGGTCGTGGACTTCGGCATCGCCAAGGCGGCGAACCACCTGCGGCGCACCCAATCGGGCAAGCTCCGGGGCAAGCCGAGTTACATGCCCCCCGAGCGCCTGCGGGGAGCACCAGCCGACGTGCAAACGGATGTGTTCGCCCTGGGCATGGTTCTCTACGAGCTGCTCACCGGCCGCAAGCCCTTCAACGCCCAGAACCCCCACTTCGCGGCCGTGGCCATCCTCCGTGAGCCTTTCCTGCCGGTGCGGCAATTGCGCCCGGAAGTGCCCGAGGACTTGCAGCGCATCGTCCACCGGGCCCTTGCCAAGGAGACGCAGGAGCGCTACCCGGACTGCCGCTTCTTCCAATCCGACCTGGAATCGTGGCTCTCCACCCTGGGCAAGACAGTGGGCCTCCGTCAGATCAAGCAGCACCTGGCGGAGTTTCAGCAGCCCCTCACCCCTCCTGCCTCGCTCGAAGCCACGACCCCGTCGGCTCCCGCGCGATTCTGGCAGCGGACCCTCAATCAACGCGGCGCCCATGCACGAGGAGCAGACTGATTGTCGTTGAAGAGATCTCTGGGCCCCTATCACCTGGTGAGGAAGATTGCCACGGGGGGCATGGCCGAGGTCTATCTGGCGCGCAAGGAGGGGCCCGGAGGCATCTCCATGGAGGTGGCGCTCAAGCGCATCCTCCCCCATCTGGCGGAAGAGAAGGACTTCCAGGAGCTGTTCCTCTCGGAGGTTCGCCTCGCCACCCGACTCCGTCACCCGAACGTCGTCCAGGTCTTCGACTTCGGAGAGCATGAGGGCACGTGGTTCCTGGCCACGGAGTACGTGGATGGGCCTACCCTCAAGACCCTGATCCGCAAGGGTGCGGAGTTCCAGCGCCCCCTCCCTCCTCCCCTCGCCGCCCGCATCATCGCCTGGGCCTGCAAGGGCCTGGTCTATGCTCACGAGCTGCGCAACCCCGACACGGGTCAGCCCCTGGGCATCGTCCACCGTGACATCAGCTCGGACAACATCATGCTGACACGGGGTGGTTGGGTGAAGGTGGTGGACTTTGGCATCGCCAAGACCGTGGATCAGCTCCACCAGACCCATACGGGCATCTTCCGCGGCAAGCTGGCCTACATGCCTCCCGAGCGTCTGCGGGGCGAGGCGGCGGACGTACAGATGGACGTGTTCGCCCTCGGAATCGTGCTCTATGAGTTGCTCACCGGCCGCAAGCCTTTCAACACCGAGATCGAGGAGGCTATTGGCGCGGCGATACTGACAGAGCCTTTCGTGCCCGTGCAGGAGCTGCGGTCAGGGCTCCCCGAGCCACTTCAGCGAATCGTCCACCGGGCCATCGCCAAGGAGCCACAGGAGCGCTACCCGAACTGCCGGACGTTCATGATCGAGCTCAAGGCCTGGCTCGCCACACTCGCGGAGAGTTCGGACTCGCAAGCGCTGGAGCATTACCTGGCGGAGTTGGGGTTCACCGCGCCCGAGTCCGCGGAACTCCAACCCGCGCAAGAGACTCCGGTGAAGCGCTCCCCTCCTCCCGCGCCCCCAACGCCAGCAACGCCTCGGTCTACGCGGGTGAGCTCGAAGCCGAGGCACCCCAGCAGGCGCTGGGCCGTGGTGGGGGTTGTGGCGGCGGCGCTCCTCGCGCTCGCTGCGGTCCTCAGGCCAAGTGGGCTTGGGTCCGCTGACCCATCGCCTGACAATCCGGCCCTGCCTCCAGTCACCCCTGTGGAGATTTCCATCCTCTACGGCACGGAGAAACATGCCTGGCTGCGGGCGGCGACCCAAGCCTTCCACGAGAGACACCCCCTCATCCGTGTCACCCTCGAGGAGGCAGGCTCCCTCGAGAGCTTGGAGGCACTGCTCTCGGGAGAGAGGCGGCCGACGATCTGGAGCCCGGCCAGCCAGGACATGCTGAGGCTCCTCGAGCACAAGTGGCGCGAGCGCACGGGGGCGGCCGAGGCCCCGCTCATCGAGAAGCACGAGTCCGTGGTCATGACCCCGCTGGTCATCGTCAAATGGCGCAGCAATCAGCGCTGGTCTTCCAAGGATGCCTTTTCATGGGACGCGCTGCGTGGACACCTGCCCGAGCGGGGAGACAATCCACTGAGCATCGGCATGACCAACCCGGCCTGCTCCAACTCGGGTCTCCAGGCCCTGCAGATGATGCACGATGACTACCACAGGCGCCACCCCAGCCATGGTCAGGCGGCTGCCGACCAGGACTTCCGGCTCTGGCTGAAGCCGCTCAAGCAGTTCCTCCGTGTCTCGCGCAACTCCAGCGGAGACTTCATGGAAGAGATGCTCCGCTTTGGCTCCACCCGCTACGAGATGGCCGTGGTCTACGAGAGCCTGGCCCTTTCCAAGCTCCAGGTCGCCAGGGACCGCTGGGAGGAATTCGAGCTCCTCTACCCCTCGCTGACCTATTGGAGCGACCATCCCATGGCCATCATGACCCGCTGGACCCAGAAGTCGCAGCGCGAGGCGGCCCAGGAGTTCATCCGGTTCCTCCTCTCACCTCCGATTCAGAAGCTCGCCCTGGAGCATGGTTTCCGCCCTGTGGATACAGGGCTCAGCCTGACGGAGGGGTCCAGCCCCTTCACGCTCCTCGCCAGCTCCGGCGTGAAGAGGGTCCTGCCACCCGAGGCACCGCGACTCGATGCCGCGCTCAGCCTCGGTCTGCTGACGGCGTGGGGAAACACCCAATGCGTGGAGCAATAATGGAACCCAGCGGGCGCCCCGACCCGCCAAGGAACGACAGAGAACCGTAACGCACCGCTTCCCCTCGTACGTGGGCGTGCGCCTCGACGCCGAGCCCTTCCCGCCCGTGGCCCGGCGCTGAGTCTCCGGGCCTGTCCGTGGACAGAGCCCCCGAAGGTGCACCCTCCTGGTCTTCCGGGTCGCTTCTCCTTTGATTTCTTGCAAAAGTTGTTTATCTGGATTTAACCTCCATATCAGGAGGTCCTGATTTCCAAGGAGGAAGCCTACATGAACTCGCGTCTCTTGAATGGCCTGGTCGCGGCCGTGGTCGTGGCGTCCGCGCCCGGTGCCCTCGCGCTCACCCCGACGGAGAAGAACCTGGCGTTCGACTCCTACAACAACGCCTTCTATGTCGCGAACGGCGGCAACGGCTACTACGTGGTCGACACCAACCGGGTCGCGCCGAGCCGGTTCGACTTCTGGCGGGTCTGCGAGCAGATCGAGGCGGCCGAGGACGCCTACGACCGGACGCGCAATCCGGTCCACCGAGATCTGGTGTTCAGCCTGCTCAACGGACTGAACAACGTGGTCAGCGGTACCACGGACTTCGCGTCGTGGAACGAGTACAACGATGACGTCATGTGGGCGGTCATCGCCCTGACGCGTGGCTACGAGATCACCGGCCACCGCCCGTTCCTGGATCAGGCGCAATGGCAGTTCAACAAGATCTGGGACCGGGCCTGGGACAGCCAGCTGGGCGGAGGGCTGTGGTGGCGCACGGACAAGCAGACCAAGAACGCGTGCGTGAATGGTCCGGCCACCATCGCGGCGATGCTGCTCGCGCGCAACACGGTGAACACGGGCTACCGGGCGCAGGCGGACCAGATCTACAACTGGCTGCGCGCCACGCTGGTCAACCCCTCGACCGGCCAGGTGGCCGACCACATCCAGGCCAACGGCACCAAGGTCTGGTGGGCCTTCACCTACAACCAGGGCACCTTCGCGGGAGCGTCGACGCTGCTCTACCAGGCCACGGGCAACACGAGCTACCGCGACGTGGGCGGGCTGGCGGTGAACTGGACCCGCCGCA
Above is a window of Cystobacter fuscus DNA encoding:
- a CDS encoding protein kinase domain-containing protein; translated protein: MKRSLGPYHLVRKIATGGMAEVYLARKEGPGGISMEVALKRILPHLAEEKDFQELFLSEVRLATRLRHPNVVQVFDFGEHEGTWFLATEYVDGPTLKTLIRKGAEFQRPLPPPLAARIIAWACKGLVYAHELRNPDTGQPLGIVHRDISSDNIMLTRGGWVKVVDFGIAKTVDQLHQTHTGIFRGKLAYMPPERLRGEAADVQMDVFALGIVLYELLTGRKPFNTEIEEAIGAAILTEPFVPVQELRSGLPEPLQRIVHRAIAKEPQERYPNCRTFMIELKAWLATLAESSDSQALEHYLAELGFTAPESAELQPAQETPVKRSPPPAPPTPATPRSTRVSSKPRHPSRRWAVVGVVAAALLALAAVLRPSGLGSADPSPDNPALPPVTPVEISILYGTEKHAWLRAATQAFHERHPLIRVTLEEAGSLESLEALLSGERRPTIWSPASQDMLRLLEHKWRERTGAAEAPLIEKHESVVMTPLVIVKWRSNQRWSSKDAFSWDALRGHLPERGDNPLSIGMTNPACSNSGLQALQMMHDDYHRRHPSHGQAAADQDFRLWLKPLKQFLRVSRNSSGDFMEEMLRFGSTRYEMAVVYESLALSKLQVARDRWEEFELLYPSLTYWSDHPMAIMTRWTQKSQREAAQEFIRFLLSPPIQKLALEHGFRPVDTGLSLTEGSSPFTLLASSGVKRVLPPEAPRLDAALSLGLLTAWGNTQCVEQ
- a CDS encoding serine/threonine protein kinase, whose protein sequence is MSIVLANRTGGVAGGCLGRAVRVALHLPALEGQPSQLRGEGLQSGWGTWRFVFTSLSWVRDITRISCARSCDEDDLRRRRVGGACCLTDHFGRYRQLEKIAAGGMAEVFRARMAGPWGFSKQVVIKRILPNMAEDMEFRELFLEEARIATLLNHGNIAHVLDFGEHEGALYLAMEYVDGPSLRNLVEHPLPVSLPVAARIIASACEALAYVHELCCTETGGHLRIVHRDISPDNIMVAGSGTVKVVDFGIAKAANHLRRTQSGKLRGKPSYMPPERLRGAPADVQTDVFALGMVLYELLTGRKPFNAQNPHFAAVAILREPFLPVRQLRPEVPEDLQRIVHRALAKETQERYPDCRFFQSDLESWLSTLGKTVGLRQIKQHLAEFQQPLTPPASLEATTPSAPARFWQRTLNQRGAHARGAD
- a CDS encoding caspase family protein yields the protein MRDFPFDPVRLDLERGLAVVIGINTYAHGITPLCNAVRDAQAVADTLERQGFEVLRLLDEQATLSTLSALLTGQLASRPSPPDRLLIYFAGHGLAHTDDANRLSGYLLPVDARRDEPSTYWRMDALRDALRELPCRHLLLLLDCCFAGAFPHVPSRDLRAPASCAPLYLERFRHFSSRRSFQLLASTAHDELASDRLLAKPAQEARGDGRHSPFALALLQALQHPSPADTNQDGLLTASELYTFLRDRLVDLMPSPSPQTPALWPLDGHDSGEFLFLLSEAFPTLPLAAPLSRHSNPYLGLRPFASTHRHLFFGRERLVDALHGHLRVQPLLLLCGPSGAGKSSAVHAGLLPRLGDDPAWRIPRSLRPSARPLHALSSWLAALEPGRAVPSAASLAETPRAAAACVLSFLARHEDLSLLLVVDPLEELVTTCPDDATRGAFLQAMGALLQAGHPRLRLLWLLRSDYEPHFHALLRPAGVPAEPWHGGRQPLTPMNRDELRRCIEKPAEASVLFFEPGLIERLLDDVEQMPGALPLLSVALSELFDACLTSGRDDRTLGFDDYRGIGGGIAGALQRRAELVFAGEPPPATDGQTSQLRPGPGELPAFQHTLRNVLLRMVSPEEGGLARRRVPRAELEYTSPEENRRVQRALRTLEACRLVVASDDAGPCVEPAHDALLSAWPRLHEWTLQARRELLLLRRVSHAASEWHRHGRGRDFLWADGRLEQLELAPTALHRQEAPLSLNTVSARGPEPLDFNAAESAFLRASATRRRQLLTRRSAVALSVGLALVLLTVVALFQADRAHAKAEEAEASAQEARQRKEEAEASAREAHAQQERAEHHAEEARRQEAAALSNFAEAQRQRESSERHAREALEQQRLAEANAREALNQKQLAEANAREAQRQQEAAEANARRAREQQQLAEANAREASTQRNASEANAREARRQQETAEANAREAQRQEEVATTNAREARRQQETAEANAWEAQRQKEAAEANAREVLTQKELAEANARRARTQQEAAETNAREARRQQALVQLNVRLARVRTLIDKNPTQAMLALREVFGQDAASRNDWQQSALQTSQRVISRAVLAGHEGDVNTVVLSPDGLQVLTTASDGHARLWRADGRGPPRILEGSRQPLNSAVFSPDGSLILAASDDKTALLWSTHDTIRPLHTFKGHRKPVNSAVFSPDGFLILTASDDKTARLWHVDGELVSELTGHKKEVSSAVFSPDGSLVLTASDDKTARLWNRSGEELRRFTGHQDVLVSASFSPDGSRILTVANDKTARLWSKDEKKALNVFAAHSGFVSSAAFSPDGTHIVTSSDDGTALLWRVDAEEAERIFTGHAYGVNSAVFSPDGTLILTASEDGTARLWRTDGKDEPFVLSGHLERVNSASFSPDGSLVLTASDDGTARLWPIRGAGTPFFFTEMEFNVPMALSPDGSRLLTISWGNTVDLFNTDGTGQLVDMFHEHTNSVNTAAFSPDGALILTAADDGTAHVRNRRDMKRPPRILDTGQKTSTSALFSPDGSQILTISNGRRARLWHTEETDSSSFGLKDSGCDMSFATFSPDGAALLSDGAKQGSVCLWRTARKQAPRVLKGATGTATSATFSPDGDHFIVAFDNGEARLWDTRNLTQPPRVLGDHQGPLNTATFSPDGAFILTASDEEKAHLWRTDGSDRPRELKGHTDYVTSARFTPDGSHVLTASDDGTARLWPVNGQGHPFILRHEERMDFHASLHAMITRDGTRIVTACENGLVRVWPLQPEPLLEYFQNATTVCLSALEREEYLLEDAATAQVGYETCERAQGRLP
- a CDS encoding glycoside hydrolase family 76 protein translates to MNSRLLNGLVAAVVVASAPGALALTPTEKNLAFDSYNNAFYVANGGNGYYVVDTNRVAPSRFDFWRVCEQIEAAEDAYDRTRNPVHRDLVFSLLNGLNNVVSGTTDFASWNEYNDDVMWAVIALTRGYEITGHRPFLDQAQWQFNKIWDRAWDSQLGGGLWWRTDKQTKNACVNGPATIAAMLLARNTVNTGYRAQADQIYNWLRATLVNPSTGQVADHIQANGTKVWWAFTYNQGTFAGASTLLYQATGNTSYRDVGGLAVNWTRRNLTGQHIADILNDEYDANGGHGDTAGFKGIFVRWAGKWAGAANDASIKSWLVNNSNTAWSYRNSSGVMWGQWWRRTPDNYVTSWESSPGLAVTQTPY